Part of the Pedobacter roseus genome is shown below.
TACTAACTAATTTCGTCATTTCGAACGGAGCGCAGCGAAGTCGAGATGACGATCTATTTATAAACCTCGCAGGTTTTTAAAACCTGCGGGGTTTGTATAAAAGTACTTCAATAAGTTAAATCCGCGTTAGGGATTGTAAGGGTTCAGTACCGATATTTCATCGGTACCGGAGCGAAGCGGAGCCCTGAAAAGCCCGACCCTTGGGTAACGCCCAAATCAGCTTGCAATTTTCAGTTTACGGTTACATCAATTATTAGAAAGCCAAAGTCCTTCTAGGGGTTAGGGCCTAAACCCCAATCCTTTGCTCAATTTTCTTAACGCATTTCTGCGCTTCGGCCAGTATCACATCATTTTCGATCGCCTGATCTACATTAATCGCGTTTAACATCGAAATGGTTAAACAGGCTATGATTCCATTATTGCCGTTAATGCCAATTGGTACCGAAAGATCGGTTACACCCGAAACCGAATCACTGTTTTTGAAGTATGAACCCGTTTGCTGGATATCTTCTAATGAACTTAAAAAATCTTCTTGCTGGGTTTTAGGGTATTTTTTAAAAATAACGTTGTTTTTTAAGGTGGTATTCCGCTCGTCCTCCTGCATGTAAGCCAATAAAACTTTCCCTGATGCGGTTAAAGGCAATGGGAATAAGTTTCCTTCTTCAATAGAAAGTGCAATCGGCCCCGGACTTT
Proteins encoded:
- a CDS encoding IclR family transcriptional regulator, translated to MNEKESKYQAPALDKGLDILEYLSAQSIPLSQTEIAIGIEKTPNEIYRMLMSLESRGYILRDEVSGKYRLSLKLFYLSHRHSPIDELRKAAQFPLEELANTIRQSCHLSILYMNQVMVIIHAKSPGPIALSIEEGNLFPLPLTASGKVLLAYMQEDERNTTLKNNVIFKKYPKTQQEDFLSSLEDIQQTGSYFKNSDSVSGVTDLSVPIGINGNNGIIACLTISMLNAINVDQAIENDVILAEAQKCVKKIEQRIGV